The following proteins are encoded in a genomic region of Desulfomicrobium escambiense DSM 10707:
- the rimP gene encoding ribosome maturation factor RimP: protein MNEIHARLLELVTPLCLARDLEIWGIDLLFGAGGRHKIVRVYLDSAQGVGIEECADISRHLSLALDVEDIIPGAFTLEVSSPGLERPFFSLEQMTAYIGQTVRLRLDKPLEGRKNFKGSLLAISPPLFTLSDGANTFELNWEDVGKINLVYEHHDQGKPGKR, encoded by the coding sequence ATGAACGAAATTCACGCAAGGCTTCTGGAACTGGTCACGCCCCTCTGTCTGGCGCGGGATCTCGAGATTTGGGGCATCGACCTGCTCTTCGGGGCCGGCGGACGCCACAAGATCGTGCGCGTCTACCTCGACTCCGCCCAGGGCGTGGGCATCGAAGAGTGCGCCGACATCAGCCGCCACCTGAGCCTGGCCCTGGACGTCGAGGACATCATCCCCGGGGCGTTCACCCTGGAGGTCTCCTCGCCCGGCCTGGAACGCCCGTTCTTCTCGCTGGAGCAGATGACCGCCTACATCGGCCAGACGGTGCGTCTGCGCCTGGACAAGCCCCTTGAGGGCAGAAAAAATTTCAAGGGCAGCCTGCTTGCCATAAGTCCCCCCCTGTTCACCCTGTCCGACGGCGCGAACACCTTCGAACTGAACTGGGAGGACGTGGGCAAGATCAATCTCGTCTACGAACACCACGACCAGGGCAAGCCCGGAAAACGATAA
- the nusA gene encoding transcription termination factor NusA, whose amino-acid sequence MNLELKKAIDQISKDKGIDREMLIDTLEEAIRASVTKKYGDKMDIEVTFNEETGEIEVYQFKIVVEEVEDPDTEIIMADAIKHDPNVELDDAIGFRLQVEDLGRIAAQSAKQVIIQRMRDAEQEIIYEEYKNRKGEIVSGIIQRRDRSGWIINLGRTEALLPKDKQIPRERFRQGDRVEGLIIDVRKEGRGPQIIITRSDSEYMVALFRREVPEVADGTVNIMGVARDPGLRAKVTVLSQDSNVDPVGACVGIRGSRIHNIVQELRGERIDIVLWSPDIATYAANALSPARISKIAIDDEEKSLEVVVPEDQLTPAIGKKGQNVKLAAKLLGWKIDIFTNTRFNKVHKNRQLLEQLASAAQVSVADFIEAGFDSLEAIAACTNEQLFDIQGIDEENIGNLRAALNLLISQNKEEEPETVAQEPAEDAGGEQAEAGEEE is encoded by the coding sequence ATGAATTTGGAACTCAAGAAAGCCATCGATCAGATCAGCAAGGACAAGGGCATCGACCGGGAGATGCTGATCGACACCCTGGAAGAAGCCATTCGGGCCTCCGTGACCAAGAAGTATGGCGACAAGATGGATATCGAGGTCACCTTCAACGAGGAGACCGGCGAGATCGAAGTCTACCAGTTCAAGATCGTGGTCGAGGAGGTCGAGGATCCCGACACCGAGATCATCATGGCCGACGCCATCAAGCACGACCCCAACGTCGAGCTTGACGACGCCATCGGATTCCGCCTGCAGGTCGAGGACCTGGGCCGCATCGCCGCCCAGAGCGCCAAGCAGGTCATCATCCAGCGCATGCGCGACGCCGAGCAGGAAATCATTTACGAGGAATACAAGAACCGCAAGGGCGAGATCGTCAGCGGCATCATCCAGCGCCGCGACCGTTCGGGCTGGATCATCAACCTCGGCCGCACCGAGGCCCTGCTGCCCAAGGACAAGCAGATCCCGCGCGAGCGCTTCCGCCAGGGAGACCGTGTCGAGGGTCTGATCATCGACGTGCGCAAGGAAGGCCGCGGGCCGCAGATCATCATCACCCGCTCCGACTCCGAATACATGGTCGCCCTCTTCCGCCGCGAGGTGCCCGAAGTGGCCGACGGAACGGTCAACATCATGGGCGTGGCCCGCGACCCGGGCCTGCGCGCCAAGGTCACGGTCCTGTCCCAGGACTCCAACGTGGACCCGGTCGGCGCCTGCGTCGGCATCCGCGGCTCGCGCATCCACAACATCGTGCAGGAACTGCGCGGCGAGCGCATCGACATCGTGCTCTGGAGCCCGGACATCGCCACCTACGCGGCCAATGCCCTGTCCCCGGCGCGCATCTCCAAGATCGCCATCGACGACGAGGAGAAGTCCCTGGAGGTCGTGGTGCCCGAAGACCAGCTGACCCCGGCCATCGGCAAGAAGGGCCAGAACGTCAAGCTGGCCGCAAAGCTGCTGGGCTGGAAGATCGACATCTTCACCAACACCCGCTTCAACAAGGTGCACAAGAACCGGCAGCTCCTGGAGCAGTTGGCCAGCGCGGCCCAGGTCTCCGTGGCCGACTTCATCGAGGCGGGCTTCGACTCCCTCGAAGCCATCGCCGCCTGCACCAACGAGCAGCTCTTTGACATCCAGGGTATCGACGAGGAAAACATCGGCAACCTGCGCGCGGCCCTGAACCTGCTCATCAGCCAGAACAAGGAAGAGGAGCCGGAAACGGTCGCGCAAGAGCCGGCGGAAGACGCCGGCGGCGAGCAGGCAGAGGCCGGGGAAGAGGAATAG
- a CDS encoding YlxR family protein, which yields MCVVCRQRFYKDELLRFVCPVHGELTLTADSTGKLPGRGFYLCRDAACRNRFERFKGWQKKCKGVGNVH from the coding sequence ATGTGCGTCGTCTGCAGGCAGCGATTTTACAAGGACGAACTGCTGAGATTTGTCTGCCCTGTTCACGGAGAGCTCACTCTGACCGCTGACAGCACCGGAAAACTGCCGGGACGGGGATTTTATCTTTGCCGCGATGCGGCGTGCCGGAACAGATTCGAGCGATTCAAGGGCTGGCAGAAGAAATGCAAGGGGGTTGGGAATGTCCATTAG
- the infB gene encoding translation initiation factor IF-2, translating to MSIRLRVRDLATELDISSKDLMTILRELRIPAKSHMSSLTDEEADQVRSHHRNRSAEPQVVETRATSGVIVRKRHRAAAVEAPSAAEATAGETQTEAEAGEAAPEAATEKPRTRKSARAVVITPARIITPEPVAPTAAEEAAPEAPETVAVAEAPEAPAEPVAAEAPAQPVAVEETAAEEDAGDGGDETAEATTDTAAEGDDEAKKGRKKGKKPKPAPPTVAVKVISRPTIVEFPDTRPEGQPPVRPMGPAARPMGPAAQRPMGPAGQRPGGPGQRPAGPAGPRPGGPRPMGPGDTGAPRPAPEGEAARNARGKKKGRRTVEAEDLYRKEEFNLSKGKKAQRAEARRAGGARAQQQITQPLKASKRKIRVEDTIRLTDLAHQMGIKAQDLIKKLFSMGVMATINQSLDFDTALLLAAEFKYEVEKVGFSEDEFLLPKEADKAEDLKPRPPVVTIMGHVDHGKTSLLDAIRSTSVASGEAGGITQHIGAYHVNTPRGEVVFLDTPGHEAFTTMRARGAKVTDIVVLVVAADDGVMEQTREAVSHSKAAGVPIVVAVNKMDKEGADPDRVKRELSDLGLMPEDWGGETIYAHVSAKKRQGLDELLELILLQAEVLDLKANPDKPGRGHVVEAKLDKGRGPVGTVLIQEGQINQGDAFVCGLISGKVRAMFDDQGNQIKSAGPAIPTEIQGFEAIPEAGDEFVIVKDEKVARKIAEDRRVKHRDRELAKESKVTLESFLASKAGEEAQNLNLLLKADVQGSLEAISEALRKLSTDEVKIAIVHGGAGAITESDILLASASNAIIIGFNIRPTAKIKEVAEQEKVDIRFYDIIYKLVDDIKAAMSGMLSPDIKEVYLGQADVQQVFSVPKVGNIAGCMVSDGKLKRNAGIRLLRSGVVIYTGKLSSLKRFKDDAKEVTKGYDCGAALENFNDIKVGDIIEAFELVEEARTI from the coding sequence ATGTCCATTAGATTGCGCGTGAGGGATCTGGCCACGGAGCTTGATATCTCCAGCAAGGATTTGATGACGATATTGCGGGAGCTCAGGATTCCGGCCAAGAGCCACATGAGCAGCCTGACCGATGAAGAGGCCGATCAGGTGCGCAGCCACCACCGAAACAGGTCCGCCGAGCCGCAGGTCGTCGAGACGCGCGCCACCTCGGGAGTCATCGTACGCAAGCGCCACAGGGCCGCGGCTGTCGAAGCCCCCTCCGCGGCCGAAGCCACGGCCGGCGAAACGCAAACCGAGGCCGAAGCCGGCGAGGCCGCTCCCGAAGCAGCCACTGAAAAGCCGAGAACTCGCAAGTCCGCTCGCGCCGTGGTCATCACGCCGGCCCGCATCATCACCCCGGAACCGGTCGCGCCGACAGCCGCGGAAGAGGCTGCCCCCGAAGCGCCCGAGACCGTAGCGGTCGCCGAGGCACCCGAAGCACCGGCAGAGCCCGTGGCCGCCGAAGCCCCTGCGCAGCCCGTCGCCGTCGAAGAGACGGCAGCCGAGGAAGACGCAGGGGACGGGGGCGACGAAACGGCCGAAGCCACGACGGATACAGCCGCCGAAGGCGATGACGAGGCCAAAAAGGGCCGCAAGAAAGGCAAAAAGCCCAAGCCGGCTCCGCCGACCGTCGCGGTCAAGGTCATTTCCCGCCCGACCATCGTCGAATTTCCCGACACCCGCCCCGAAGGCCAGCCGCCCGTCAGACCCATGGGTCCGGCCGCGCGCCCCATGGGCCCTGCCGCACAGCGCCCCATGGGCCCCGCCGGCCAGCGTCCGGGCGGCCCCGGCCAGCGTCCCGCCGGTCCCGCGGGCCCGCGCCCGGGCGGTCCCCGTCCCATGGGCCCTGGTGACACCGGCGCCCCCCGCCCCGCGCCCGAAGGCGAAGCCGCGCGCAATGCCCGCGGCAAGAAGAAGGGCCGTCGCACCGTGGAGGCCGAGGATCTGTACCGCAAGGAGGAGTTCAACCTGAGCAAGGGCAAAAAGGCCCAGCGCGCAGAGGCCCGCAGGGCCGGCGGAGCCCGCGCTCAGCAGCAGATCACCCAGCCGCTGAAGGCGTCCAAGCGCAAGATCCGCGTCGAGGACACCATCCGCCTGACGGACTTGGCCCATCAGATGGGCATCAAGGCCCAGGACCTGATCAAGAAGCTCTTCTCCATGGGCGTCATGGCGACCATCAACCAGTCGCTGGATTTCGATACCGCGCTGCTGCTGGCGGCCGAGTTCAAGTACGAGGTGGAGAAGGTCGGCTTCTCCGAAGACGAATTCCTGCTGCCCAAGGAGGCCGACAAGGCCGAGGACCTGAAGCCGCGTCCGCCCGTGGTGACCATCATGGGCCACGTCGACCACGGCAAGACCTCGCTCCTTGACGCCATCCGTTCCACGAGCGTGGCATCGGGCGAGGCCGGCGGCATCACCCAGCACATCGGCGCGTACCACGTCAACACGCCGCGCGGCGAAGTGGTATTCCTCGACACGCCCGGCCACGAGGCATTCACCACCATGCGCGCCCGCGGCGCCAAGGTCACGGACATCGTCGTCCTGGTCGTGGCCGCCGACGACGGCGTCATGGAGCAGACCCGCGAGGCCGTGAGCCACTCCAAGGCAGCAGGCGTGCCCATCGTCGTGGCCGTGAACAAGATGGACAAGGAAGGGGCCGACCCCGACCGCGTCAAGCGCGAGTTGTCCGACCTGGGCCTCATGCCCGAGGACTGGGGCGGCGAGACCATCTACGCCCACGTCTCGGCCAAGAAGCGCCAGGGCCTGGACGAACTGCTGGAACTGATCCTCCTGCAGGCCGAAGTGCTCGACCTCAAGGCCAACCCGGACAAGCCCGGCCGCGGCCACGTGGTCGAGGCGAAGCTTGACAAGGGACGCGGCCCCGTGGGCACGGTCCTCATCCAGGAAGGCCAGATCAACCAGGGCGACGCCTTCGTCTGCGGCCTGATCAGCGGCAAGGTCCGCGCCATGTTCGACGACCAGGGCAACCAGATCAAGTCCGCCGGACCGGCCATCCCGACCGAGATCCAGGGCTTCGAGGCCATCCCCGAAGCCGGCGACGAGTTCGTCATCGTCAAGGACGAGAAGGTCGCCCGCAAGATCGCCGAGGACCGCCGCGTCAAGCACCGCGACCGCGAACTGGCCAAGGAATCCAAGGTCACTCTGGAAAGCTTCCTGGCCTCCAAGGCCGGTGAAGAGGCCCAGAACCTGAACCTGCTGTTGAAGGCCGACGTGCAGGGCTCCCTGGAGGCCATCTCCGAGGCGCTGCGCAAGCTGTCCACGGACGAGGTCAAGATCGCCATCGTTCATGGCGGCGCCGGTGCCATCACCGAATCCGACATCCTGCTGGCCTCGGCCTCCAACGCCATCATCATCGGCTTCAACATCCGGCCCACGGCCAAGATCAAGGAAGTGGCCGAGCAGGAGAAGGTCGACATCCGCTTCTACGACATCATCTACAAGCTGGTGGATGACATCAAGGCGGCCATGTCCGGCATGCTCTCGCCCGACATCAAGGAAGTGTACCTCGGCCAGGCCGACGTGCAGCAGGTCTTCAGCGTGCCCAAGGTCGGCAACATCGCCGGCTGCATGGTCAGCGACGGCAAGCTCAAGCGCAACGCCGGCATCCGCCTGCTGCGCAGCGGCGTGGTCATCTACACCGGCAAGCTGTCTTCCCTGAAACGATTCAAGGACGACGCCAAGGAAGTGACCAAGGGCTACGACTGCGGTGCGGCCCTGGAGAACTTCAACGACATCAAGGTCGGCGACATCATCGAGGCCTTCGAACTGGTCGAGGAAGCCCGGACCATCTAG
- a CDS encoding DUF503 domain-containing protein produces the protein MPSVYPPRLNRNGCTAMIIGTLRLEFRLHGVFSLKEKRKSANSLKQKLRNTFNVAVAETESQDSHQTLVLGVVTVSNESGYVHSQLSKVLAMVEASTSDELVHADMDVFGA, from the coding sequence ATGCCTTCCGTTTATCCGCCACGCCTGAACCGCAACGGATGTACGGCCATGATCATCGGCACCCTGCGCCTGGAATTCCGTCTGCACGGCGTTTTTTCCTTGAAGGAAAAGCGGAAAAGCGCCAACAGTCTGAAGCAGAAGCTGCGCAACACCTTCAACGTCGCCGTGGCCGAGACCGAGTCCCAGGACTCGCACCAGACCCTGGTCCTGGGCGTGGTCACGGTGTCCAATGAATCCGGTTACGTGCACAGCCAGCTGTCCAAGGTCCTGGCCATGGTCGAAGCCTCGACGTCCGACGAACTGGTCCATGCCGACATGGACGTATTTGGAGCCTGA
- the rbfA gene encoding 30S ribosome-binding factor RbfA, which yields MQRSNSRRAVQMGDQIMQVLASLLVQEVEDPTLQLVTITGVRLNRDFSIAEVLYTHIRGRSAEPEITKALTRAKGFLRTRLGKELKLRGIPDLRFQWDTFLEDMVYDAPPQADH from the coding sequence ATGCAAAGAAGCAATTCGCGCCGTGCCGTGCAGATGGGTGACCAGATCATGCAGGTCCTGGCCTCCCTCCTGGTTCAGGAGGTCGAGGACCCGACCCTGCAGCTCGTGACCATCACCGGAGTGCGCCTCAACCGGGACTTCAGCATCGCCGAGGTCCTCTACACCCACATCAGGGGACGCTCGGCCGAACCCGAGATCACCAAGGCCCTGACACGCGCCAAGGGTTTCCTGCGCACGCGCCTGGGCAAGGAGCTCAAGCTGCGGGGCATCCCCGACCTGCGCTTCCAGTGGGACACCTTTCTCGAGGACATGGTCTATGATGCCCCACCTCAAGCCGATCATTGA
- a CDS encoding DHH family phosphoesterase, protein MMPHLKPIIEHIRETDNFLVLSHVSPDGDALGSMLAMGELLAALGKRVTLFNESGIPSRFSWLAPKREILTALPENEPDTIIVLDCGSAERTGEVIRPWLASKTVINIDHHLGNPKFGTMNWIEERSSSVGEMVGILSRKLGVPMVGLLGEYVYLALISDTGDFCFNNTRPETLEMAAEILRLGLLPGPFHEQKQSTGTLNQLQMRGEVLRQAGLHAGGRVTLIAFTRELFERTGTGPEDTEGLVNTVLYVRGVQAAVSLREEDKGIKFSLRSKGSVNVQAVAARFGGGGHRNAAGGTLEVPMDEAKATLIRAVTEELDRA, encoded by the coding sequence ATGATGCCCCACCTCAAGCCGATCATTGAGCACATCCGGGAGACCGACAACTTCCTGGTCCTCTCCCACGTGTCCCCCGACGGCGACGCCCTGGGCTCCATGCTGGCCATGGGCGAGTTGCTGGCGGCCCTGGGCAAGCGCGTGACCCTGTTCAACGAGTCCGGCATCCCCAGCCGTTTCTCCTGGCTCGCCCCCAAGCGCGAGATTCTGACGGCCCTGCCCGAAAACGAGCCGGACACCATCATCGTGCTGGACTGCGGCAGCGCCGAGCGTACCGGCGAGGTCATCCGCCCGTGGCTCGCGTCCAAGACCGTGATCAACATCGACCACCACCTGGGCAACCCGAAGTTCGGGACGATGAACTGGATCGAGGAGCGCTCCTCGTCCGTGGGTGAGATGGTCGGCATCCTGTCGCGCAAGCTCGGCGTGCCCATGGTGGGGCTGCTGGGTGAATACGTCTACCTGGCCCTCATCTCCGACACGGGCGACTTCTGTTTCAACAACACCCGCCCAGAAACCCTGGAGATGGCCGCCGAAATCCTGCGCCTGGGCCTGCTGCCCGGCCCCTTCCATGAGCAGAAGCAGTCCACCGGCACCCTGAACCAACTGCAGATGCGCGGCGAAGTGCTGCGGCAGGCCGGCCTCCACGCCGGCGGCCGCGTGACGCTCATCGCCTTCACCCGCGAACTCTTCGAGCGCACGGGCACCGGCCCCGAAGACACGGAAGGGCTGGTCAACACCGTCCTCTACGTGCGCGGGGTGCAGGCGGCAGTCAGCCTGCGCGAGGAGGACAAGGGCATCAAATTTTCCCTGCGCTCCAAGGGCAGCGTCAACGTGCAGGCCGTGGCCGCACGCTTCGGCGGCGGCGGACACCGCAACGCCGCCGGCGGCACCCTGGAGGTGCCCATGGACGAGGCCAAGGCGACCCTGATCCGGGCCGTGACCGAGGAGCTGGACCGCGCGTGA
- the truB gene encoding tRNA pseudouridine(55) synthase TruB: MNSTALKQLDGVLVLHKPGGPTSTDCLNRIKRSLGQKKIGHAGTLDPMATGVLVVLLGQGTKLANYLSEDRKTYRGTLVLGRTTDTYDVQGEIMAESPWEHLDPEAVRADIMGWLGTMSQEVPPVSAAKHQGKPLYALHRAGKEVPVKVKDVTIFDVEILSMDLPSVTFRVTCSAGTYIRSLAHSLGKRLGCGAVLSELEREASHPFTLAQAHDLETVLESGDRLIELVLPMVQALPHWPKLLLNTEQALLVRNGAWLPTTLFPEYPAQEGDRALLLSPSREPLALAGAQLKGQVLSWAIMRGLWQA, translated from the coding sequence GTGAACTCCACTGCCCTGAAACAACTTGACGGGGTCCTGGTTTTGCATAAACCGGGAGGTCCGACCTCAACGGATTGCCTGAACCGGATCAAGCGCAGCCTCGGCCAGAAGAAGATCGGCCACGCCGGCACCCTGGACCCCATGGCCACGGGTGTGCTCGTGGTGCTCCTGGGCCAGGGCACCAAGCTCGCGAACTACCTGAGCGAGGACCGCAAGACCTACCGCGGCACTCTCGTCCTGGGTCGCACCACGGACACCTACGACGTGCAGGGCGAGATCATGGCCGAAAGCCCCTGGGAGCACCTGGACCCGGAGGCGGTCAGGGCCGACATCATGGGCTGGCTCGGGACCATGAGCCAGGAAGTGCCGCCCGTCTCGGCGGCCAAACATCAGGGCAAGCCCCTGTACGCCCTGCACCGGGCCGGGAAGGAAGTCCCGGTCAAGGTCAAGGACGTGACAATTTTCGACGTGGAGATCCTGTCCATGGATCTGCCCAGCGTCACTTTTCGAGTGACCTGCTCCGCGGGCACCTACATCCGCTCCCTGGCCCACAGCCTGGGGAAGCGACTTGGGTGCGGAGCGGTCCTCAGCGAACTGGAGCGTGAGGCGAGCCATCCGTTCACCCTCGCCCAGGCCCACGACCTGGAAACGGTCCTGGAAAGCGGCGACCGGCTCATAGAGCTGGTCCTGCCCATGGTCCAGGCCCTGCCCCACTGGCCCAAGCTCCTGCTCAACACCGAGCAGGCCCTGCTGGTGCGCAACGGGGCATGGCTGCCGACGACCCTGTTTCCGGAGTACCCGGCCCAGGAAGGGGACCGGGCCCTGCTGCTCTCCCCGTCCCGCGAGCCTCTGGCTCTTGCGGGAGCGCAGCTCAAGGGCCAGGTTCTGTCCTGGGCGATCATGCGCGGTCTCTGGCAAGCGTAA
- the rpsO gene encoding 30S ribosomal protein S15, whose amino-acid sequence MVLTAEQKAEIVKEYGKTETDTGSAEVQVALLTARVNYLTDHFKGHQKDFHSRTGLLKLVGKRRQLLNYLKKTEIQRYRDLIAKLGLRK is encoded by the coding sequence GTGGTCTTAACCGCTGAGCAGAAGGCTGAAATCGTCAAGGAATACGGAAAAACCGAAACCGACACGGGTTCCGCCGAAGTGCAGGTCGCACTGCTGACGGCCCGCGTGAACTACCTGACGGACCACTTCAAGGGTCACCAGAAGGATTTCCACTCCCGGACCGGGTTGCTCAAGCTCGTCGGCAAGCGCCGTCAGCTGCTGAACTACCTGAAGAAAACCGAGATTCAGCGCTACCGCGATCTGATCGCGAAACTCGGTCTGCGCAAGTAG
- the pnp gene encoding polyribonucleotide nucleotidyltransferase, whose protein sequence is MAFQTTRRAIPMGDSEIIIEHGKLALQASGSVTVQWGDTVVLVTATHQALDRVVDFLPLTCNYQEMLYAAGRVPGNYFRREVGRPSEHETLTSRLIDRPIRPLFPKGCTNEIQVIATVVSSDKERYADVLAMIGASTALHISDIPFAGPIAAIRIGYRDGQFLLNPTASELATSQLNMVLAGTRDAVVMVEGGAQFLSEDIMAEAVAWGHAQLAPFLDVQEELRAILGKDKFTVVPPQEDEELIAAVAELAAGPLTTALAVPGKMDRRDAKKKVRQELMEALMARFAETPERVRNVGEILEKLEKKLVRQRIMTEKLRIDGRDLTTVRPLTMEVGFLPRTHGSAIFTRGETKSLCTCTLGSTRDEQRIETLAGEISRRFLMHYNFPPYSVGEARMLRAPSRREVGHGALSERALAPVLPAPDGFPFTIRVVSDIMESNGSSSMASVCGGTLALMDAGVPIKTPIAGIAMGLIKEGEEYLVLTDILGDEDHLGDMDFKVAGSRDGVTSIQMDIKIAGIPAEVMQKALHQAKDARVHILDQMEAVIANPRPELSKYAPQMEIVHISPEKIREVIGPGGKNIKAICEATQADIDIDDSGKISIFAPDTAALAKAREMVLYYDQKAELGKDYDGIVKKIMDFGAFIEILPGLEGLCHISQLARDRVNVVTDVCQEGDAIRVRVIDIEPSGRIKLSRKAIILEELGEEPEPVQPRSERPRGDRPRGGDRGGERRGGDRGGDRRGPRR, encoded by the coding sequence ATGGCATTTCAGACCACCCGTCGCGCCATCCCCATGGGCGACAGCGAAATCATCATCGAACACGGCAAATTGGCCCTGCAGGCCAGCGGCTCCGTCACCGTGCAGTGGGGCGACACCGTCGTCCTGGTCACGGCCACCCACCAGGCCCTGGACCGGGTCGTGGACTTCCTGCCCCTGACCTGCAACTATCAGGAAATGCTCTACGCGGCCGGCCGCGTGCCGGGCAACTACTTCCGCCGCGAAGTTGGCCGCCCGAGCGAACACGAGACCCTGACCTCCCGGCTCATCGACCGGCCCATCCGTCCGCTCTTCCCCAAGGGCTGCACCAACGAGATCCAGGTCATCGCCACCGTCGTCTCATCGGACAAGGAGCGCTACGCCGACGTCCTGGCCATGATCGGCGCGTCCACGGCCCTGCACATCTCCGACATCCCCTTCGCCGGCCCCATCGCGGCCATCCGCATCGGCTACCGCGACGGGCAGTTTCTGCTGAACCCCACGGCCTCCGAACTGGCCACCAGCCAGCTGAACATGGTCCTGGCCGGCACGCGCGACGCCGTGGTCATGGTTGAGGGCGGGGCCCAGTTCCTGTCCGAGGACATCATGGCCGAGGCCGTGGCCTGGGGCCACGCCCAGCTCGCCCCCTTCCTGGATGTCCAGGAGGAACTGCGCGCCATCCTCGGCAAGGACAAATTCACCGTCGTCCCCCCGCAGGAGGATGAGGAACTCATCGCCGCCGTGGCCGAACTGGCTGCCGGACCTCTGACCACGGCCCTGGCCGTGCCCGGCAAGATGGACCGCCGCGACGCCAAGAAGAAGGTCCGCCAGGAGCTCATGGAAGCGCTCATGGCCCGCTTCGCCGAAACGCCCGAGCGCGTGCGCAACGTCGGCGAGATCCTGGAGAAGCTCGAGAAGAAGCTCGTGCGCCAGCGCATCATGACCGAAAAGCTCCGCATCGACGGCCGCGACCTGACCACGGTCCGCCCCCTGACCATGGAAGTGGGCTTCCTGCCCCGCACCCACGGCTCGGCCATCTTCACCCGCGGCGAGACCAAGTCCCTGTGCACCTGCACCCTGGGCAGCACCCGCGACGAGCAGCGCATCGAGACCCTGGCCGGCGAGATCTCCAGGCGCTTCCTCATGCACTACAACTTCCCGCCGTACAGCGTCGGCGAGGCCCGCATGCTGCGCGCCCCGTCCCGCCGCGAAGTCGGCCACGGCGCCCTGTCCGAGCGCGCCCTCGCCCCGGTGCTGCCCGCCCCGGACGGTTTCCCCTTCACCATCCGCGTCGTGTCCGACATCATGGAGTCCAACGGTTCGTCCTCCATGGCCTCGGTCTGCGGCGGCACCCTGGCCCTCATGGACGCGGGCGTGCCCATCAAGACGCCCATCGCCGGCATCGCCATGGGCCTGATCAAGGAAGGTGAGGAGTACCTCGTGCTGACGGACATCCTCGGCGACGAGGACCACCTGGGCGACATGGACTTCAAGGTCGCGGGATCGCGCGACGGCGTGACCTCCATCCAGATGGACATCAAGATCGCCGGCATCCCGGCCGAGGTCATGCAGAAGGCCCTGCACCAGGCCAAGGACGCCCGCGTGCACATCCTCGACCAGATGGAGGCGGTCATCGCCAACCCGCGTCCCGAGCTGTCCAAGTACGCGCCCCAGATGGAAATCGTGCACATCTCGCCCGAGAAGATCCGCGAAGTCATCGGACCCGGCGGCAAGAACATCAAGGCCATCTGCGAAGCCACCCAGGCCGACATCGACATCGACGACTCCGGCAAGATCTCCATCTTCGCCCCGGACACCGCCGCCCTGGCCAAGGCTCGCGAAATGGTCCTCTACTATGACCAGAAGGCCGAACTGGGCAAGGACTACGACGGCATCGTCAAGAAGATCATGGACTTCGGCGCCTTCATTGAGATCCTGCCCGGCCTCGAAGGCCTGTGCCACATCTCCCAGCTGGCCCGCGACCGCGTCAACGTGGTCACGGACGTGTGCCAGGAAGGCGACGCCATCCGCGTCCGCGTCATCGACATCGAACCTTCCGGCCGCATCAAGCTCAGCCGCAAGGCCATCATCCTGGAGGAACTGGGTGAAGAGCCCGAGCCGGTTCAGCCCCGCTCCGAACGCCCGCGCGGCGACCGTCCTCGCGGCGGAGACCGAGGCGGCGAGCGCAGGGGCGGAGATCGCGGCGGCGACCGTCGCGGACCTCGTCGCTAA